In Miscanthus floridulus cultivar M001 chromosome 5, ASM1932011v1, whole genome shotgun sequence, one genomic interval encodes:
- the LOC136450327 gene encoding protein kinase PINOID-like translates to MLEVVAPRPAAGAERLSDADTTASSTAAPNSSLSSASSAASLPRCSTLSRLSFDCSPSAALSLAASAAPAAAASSSPSPAPARPHRSGDAAWAAIRAASTSTAAPLGPRDFRLLRRIGGVDIGTVYLCRLRSEADAKTEVGRQPCGCLYTMKVVDRRVVAKKKKLEHAAAERRILRVLDHPFLPTLFADFDAAPHFSYVVMEFCPGGDLHSLRHRMPNRRFPLPSARFYAAEVLLALEYLHMMGIVYRDLKPENVLIRADGHIMLCAMGGCTGAWGRRVALAFFDVHALLGVGADAVMPPGAMG, encoded by the exons ATGCTGGAGGTGGTGGCGCCGAGGCCAGCGGCCGGGGCGGAGCGGCTGTCGGACGCCGACACGACGGCGTCGTCGACGGCCGCTCCCAACTCGAGCCTCAGCTCGGCCAGCAGCGCCGCCAGCCTGCCGCGGTGCTCCACCCTGTCCCGCCTCTCCTTCGACTGCTCCCCGTCCGCGGCCCTCTCCTTGGCGGCGTCTGCTGCTCCGGCtgcggcggcctcctcctccccgTCTCCAGCGCCGGCGCGGCCGCACCGGTCCGGGGACGCGGCGTGGGCGGCGATCCGCGCGGCGTCGACGTCGACCGCGGCGCCGCTGGGGCCGCGGGACTTCAGGCTGTTGCGCCGCATCGGCGGCGTCGACATCGGCACCGTGTACCTGTGCCGTCTCCGATCGGAGGCGGACGCGAAGACGGAGGTGGGGCGGCAGCCCTGCGGCTGCCTGTACACGATGAAGGTGGTGGACCGGCGCGTGGtggccaagaagaagaagctggagcACGCTGCGGCGGAGAGGCGGATCCTCCGCGTGCTGGACCACCCGTTCCTGCCCACGCTCTTCGCCGACTTCGACGCCGCGCCCCACTTCTCCTACGTCGTTATGGAGTTCTGCCCCGGCGGCGACCTCCACTCGCTCCGCCACCGCATGCCCAACCGCCGCTTCCCTCTGCCGTCAGCTCG GTTCTACGCGGCGGAGGTGTTGCTGGCGCTAGAGTACCTGCACATGATGGGCATCGTGTACCGCGACCTTAAGCCAGAGAACGTGCTGATCCGCGCGGACGGCCACATCATGCTTTGCGCCATGGGAGGTTGCACGGGGGCATGGGGAAGGCGCGTGGCGCTGGCCTTCTTCGACGTGCACGCCTTGCTCGGTGTCGGCGCGGACGCCGTGATGCCTCCTGGAGCGATGGGATGA
- the LOC136450326 gene encoding nuclear pore complex protein NUP50B-like, translating into MSDEEQAPSSRKRVAGTQINKDNPEPHDDGPEQEMGTFKKATEEVMATQRIVKVQHQQMSSAPSSNPFSAIRFAPTDSSAQTSAPVPEVQPSDVKADEGSNGSGKHTLSVPDKNAGSGVNTDSAATTEAPPQPVETSDKAEDTKDESGGDKVVVGEPKESSSMPSEVEGKTKEGDAEEKERADEAGNNDKISKDDTEKKDGGESETKDGFSDEQRDADKISKDDTEKKDGGESEQKDADNKGHTSSATPLFSFKNLSSGQNAFTGLTGTGFSSTSFSFGSASKDGSSSAPLFGLKADGSSFPSFNLGTANNGSSATVLATSAEAPKKFAMAEGPVETGEENENAVFTADSALYEYLDGGWKERGKGELKLNVPVSGGESGERARLVMRTKGNYRLVLNASLYNDMSLKDMDKKGVMFACMSSIGESPSSLATFALKFKDTVTREEFKDAVESHKTSKAPDVQLKTPENSPKAAEV; encoded by the coding sequence ATGTCAGATGAGGAACAAGCCCCAAGCTCTAGGAAGAGGGTTGCAGGTACCCAAATCAACAAGGATAATCCTGAGCCTCATGATGATGGACCAGAGCAAGAGATGGGTACTTTTAAGAAAGCTACTGAGGAAGTTATGGCAACCCAGAGAATTGTAAAGGTTCAGCACCAGCAGATGTCATCAGCTCCTTCTTCTAATCCTTTCTCTGCAATCAGATTTGCCCCCACTGATTCTAGTGCTCAAACAAGCGCCCCTGTCCCAGAGGTCCAACCTTCAGATGTCAAAGCTGACGAGGGAAGCAATGGTAGTGGGAAACATACTTTGTCTGTGCCAGACAAGAATGCAGGCTCTGGTGTAAATACCGACTCCGCTGCCACAACTGAAGCACCACCTCAACCTGTTGAAACCAGTGACAAGGCAGAAGACACAAAGGATGAATCTGGTGGAGACAAAGTGGTAGTTGGAGAACCCAAAGAAAGTAGCTCCATGCCATCTGAAGTTGAGGGCAAAACAAAAGAGGGAGATGCTGAAGAAAAGGAAAGGGCAGATGAAGCTGGAAATAACGATAAAATTAGCAAGGATGATACTGAGAAGAAAGATGGAGGTGAATCAGAGACCAAGGATGGCTTCTCTGATGAGCAGAGAGATGCTGATAAAATTAGCAAGGATGATACTGAGAAGAAAGATGGAGGTGAGTCAGAGCAGAAAGATGCTGATAACAAAGGGCATACATCATCAGCAACACCCCTTTTCTCGTTTAAGAATCTGTCAAGTGGTCAAAATGCTTTCACAGGTCTGACCGGAACTGGATTTTCAAGCACATCATTCTCGTTTGGCTCAGCCTCTAAAGATGGCTCAAGTTCTGCCCCCCTGTTTGGGCTGAAAGCTGATGGTTCTTCGTTCCCTTCTTTTAATCTTGGTACTGCCAACAACGGGAGTTCTGCCACAGTGCTTGCTACTTCAGCAGAGGCACCCAAGAAATTTGCTATGGCAGAGGGTCCTGTTGAAACTGGTGAAGAAAATGAGAACGCTGTATTTACTGCTGATTCGGCTTTGTATGAGTACCTAGATGGGGGCTGGAAAGAAAGAGGAAAAGGTGAACTGAAGCTGAACGTCCCTGTATCTGGCGGTGAGAGTGGTGAGAGAGCCCGGCTCGTCATGAGGACAAAAGGCAACTACCGGCTGGTCCTGAATGCAAGCCTCTACAACGACATGTCACTCAAGGACATGGACAAGAAAGGCGTGATGTTTGCCTGCATGAGCAGCATTGGGGAGTCACCGAGCAGCCTTGCTACATTTGCTCTGAAGTTCAAGGACACAGTCACCAGGGAGGAATTCAAGGATGCGGTGGAGTCTCACAAGACAAGCAAGGCACCGGACGTGCAGCTGAAGACGCCCGAGAACTCTCCGAAGGCAGCAGAAGTCTGA
- the LOC136455006 gene encoding uncharacterized protein, translated as MENNVEHREGRTHGGPELQPPGSSKPSPKLPSPSRAPLYSPSASRPVPPSGRPHPREQGSRLRRLARSSALRGRLRLPPPSCPATRRPERLADGQLPRAGAPPPGRLSPPLRHPRPTPSWPAA; from the coding sequence ATGGAGAATAACGTAGAACACAGAGAAGGGCGGACGCACGGGGGGCCGGAGCTGCAGCCCCcggggtcttcaaagcccagcCCAAAACTCCCGTCCCCGAGCCGAGCGCCGCTGTACTCGCCCTCCGCGAGTCGCCCCGTGCCCCCGTCCGGCCGTCCCCATCCTCGCGAGCAGGGGTCGCGACTCCGCCGACTCGCCCGGTCCTCCGCCCTCCGCGGCCGGCTCCGCCTTCCGCCGCCCAGCTGCCCCGCCACCCGGAGGCCGGAGCGCCTCGCCGACGGCCAGCTGCCCCGCGCCGGCGCGCCCCCGCCTGGCCGCCTCAGCCCCCCGCTCAGGCACCCACGGCCCACGCCCAGCTGGCCAGCTGCCTAG